A genomic stretch from Oleomonas cavernae includes:
- a CDS encoding DUF1329 domain-containing protein, whose amino-acid sequence MRIKRYDRDYSRRHFLEQLGRGVVTAGVLSPLWRAIEARGEGSAAYPDELRSIEAYTKGKLAPGQEISADNVELVRDLLDPVQYTQIRNMGRRLKLAPTTAEVMKLAPWEYVEATLRNKGKARFDANGNVVTTDGKPWIGGNPFPAAQTGIEAFAGLTLSWGRHDASVYAIKECDIGASGNIDYRYEACWAELSPIGRVVMEPRPYWPGEEDKLRYQAVYFVSPDDVRGSSFLNVWPYDQREFPDLFGYVPSFRRIRRYPTNQRFEPLLPGSDLYLSDAWAAGDPFLTWGNYKIVSTGPALAAISANWSGSSPNWERKTHGGPKGNTFFETTVELVPQAITVEAEPVMFPRAPISKKQVRFDVRTMLPIGMVSFDRRGQLFRSFDAAFSLYQDGTAAVADGAHPYWSWTHVHAYNVQTNRMTRMEQVAKLGNGDRMRVNDPDIYDLYLTQGAMQRRGD is encoded by the coding sequence ATGCGCATCAAGCGCTACGATCGTGATTACTCGCGTCGCCACTTCCTCGAGCAGCTTGGCCGCGGCGTCGTTACCGCCGGTGTCCTCTCGCCCCTGTGGCGGGCGATAGAAGCCCGGGGCGAGGGCAGTGCTGCCTATCCCGACGAGCTGCGGTCGATCGAGGCCTATACCAAGGGCAAACTGGCGCCCGGCCAGGAGATCAGCGCCGACAATGTCGAGCTGGTGCGCGACCTGCTCGACCCGGTGCAATACACCCAGATCAGGAACATGGGGCGGCGCCTGAAGCTGGCGCCGACCACGGCCGAGGTCATGAAGCTGGCGCCGTGGGAATATGTCGAGGCCACGCTGCGCAACAAGGGCAAGGCCAGGTTCGACGCCAACGGCAACGTGGTCACCACCGACGGCAAGCCCTGGATCGGCGGCAATCCCTTTCCCGCCGCCCAGACCGGCATCGAAGCCTTCGCGGGCCTGACCTTGAGCTGGGGGCGGCACGATGCCTCGGTCTATGCCATCAAGGAATGCGACATCGGCGCCTCGGGCAATATCGATTACCGCTACGAGGCGTGCTGGGCGGAATTGTCACCGATCGGCCGGGTGGTGATGGAGCCGCGGCCCTACTGGCCGGGCGAGGAGGACAAGCTGCGCTACCAGGCGGTCTATTTCGTTTCGCCCGATGATGTCCGCGGCTCCTCCTTCCTCAATGTCTGGCCCTATGACCAGCGGGAATTTCCCGACCTGTTCGGTTACGTTCCCTCGTTCCGGCGCATTCGCCGCTATCCCACGAACCAGCGCTTCGAGCCGCTGCTGCCGGGCTCCGACCTTTACCTGTCGGATGCCTGGGCTGCCGGGGATCCCTTCCTGACCTGGGGCAACTACAAGATCGTCTCGACCGGTCCCGCCCTGGCCGCGATCTCCGCCAACTGGTCGGGCAGCAGCCCGAACTGGGAGCGCAAGACCCATGGCGGCCCCAAGGGCAACACTTTTTTCGAGACCACCGTCGAACTGGTCCCCCAGGCGATCACGGTCGAGGCCGAGCCGGTCATGTTTCCCCGGGCCCCGATTTCCAAGAAGCAGGTGCGCTTCGACGTTCGCACCATGCTGCCCATCGGCATGGTCAGCTTCGACCGGCGCGGGCAGTTGTTCCGCTCGTTCGATGCGGCCTTCTCGCTCTACCAGGATGGCACGGCGGCGGTTGCCGACGGTGCCCATCCCTATTGGTCATGGACCCATGTTCACGCCTACAACGTCCAGACCAACCGCATGACGCGCATGGAGCAGGTCGCAAAGCTGGGCAACGGCGACCGCATGCGGGTCAACGATCCCGATATCTACGATCTCTATCTCACCCAGGGGGCGATGCAGCGGCGCGGCGACTGA
- a CDS encoding DUF1302 family protein — protein sequence MKKKSSAMRMVASMTATGALIGLVVPALAIDFTISGFIQHQIAVKLSDKENENNQSGDPYNGKQVPLEPMGLDLSSLAAVNNLLTGLSLPPLSSVTNPLFGQAVSIPPTGYRDVASPTNDFNHFMTRLEVNMGAMIDANWSASLTMRAVYEWNPYHDVSDVNFYETQFRDGGGGTPLEYADKNFMIDFPVAKINFTSGPLVVQVGNQVIAWGEAVFFRVMDVPNGLDLRRHLILDPALEEFSDKRVPGLGIRASYQVTPDWEVEAFIQKFEPTIYPNPSTPYNIIPDQFTLHERYKGIADDVWNVGGRIRGQLGNLGLQFFAVSRHNPDGAIRWTKSGVNKDISPLLPGSGAVAAETPFERDEARGVKSQEEWFHYAGNVRLNGVTALNSAVDDFQPATGSLTAYNVGDSQSLAAAELDTFFWLSGGLRGHIERVFPYENVFGASINYVFDGEPGSFLEQLITRVEFSYTPNKVFTAPSLSKGFQVEDEWAAAAVVEKWYRWSEDFPAAYLVAQYLYKSAGDIFGRSLDGFGGTDGGPPGKGLEDYHAVAFAGFQPSPSLEWRFEWAVLYDLRGGFYVQPGVRWKPDDKWQVDLHASVFAGDRDNYNALSTLDFADEVSLRVTYQF from the coding sequence ATGAAAAAGAAATCCAGTGCGATGCGCATGGTGGCGTCCATGACGGCAACGGGCGCGCTGATCGGGCTTGTCGTGCCGGCCTTGGCCATCGACTTCACCATATCGGGCTTCATCCAGCACCAGATTGCGGTGAAGCTGTCGGACAAGGAGAACGAGAACAACCAGTCCGGCGATCCCTACAACGGCAAGCAGGTGCCGCTCGAGCCCATGGGCCTCGACCTGAGTTCGCTCGCGGCTGTGAACAATCTGTTGACCGGCCTGTCCCTGCCGCCCTTGAGCAGCGTGACCAACCCGTTGTTCGGCCAGGCGGTGAGCATTCCGCCCACCGGCTACCGCGACGTCGCCTCGCCCACCAACGACTTCAACCACTTCATGACCCGGCTGGAAGTCAACATGGGGGCCATGATCGACGCCAACTGGAGCGCGTCGCTCACCATGCGCGCGGTCTACGAATGGAATCCCTATCACGACGTCTCGGACGTGAATTTCTACGAGACGCAGTTCCGCGACGGCGGCGGCGGCACGCCGCTGGAATATGCCGACAAGAACTTCATGATCGATTTCCCGGTCGCCAAGATCAACTTCACCAGCGGCCCGCTGGTGGTCCAGGTCGGCAACCAGGTCATCGCCTGGGGCGAGGCGGTGTTCTTCCGCGTGATGGACGTGCCCAACGGCCTCGACCTGCGGCGCCACCTGATCCTCGATCCGGCGCTGGAGGAATTCTCCGACAAGCGCGTGCCGGGCCTTGGCATTCGTGCGTCCTACCAGGTCACGCCGGACTGGGAAGTCGAAGCCTTCATCCAGAAGTTCGAGCCGACGATCTATCCCAATCCGTCGACGCCCTACAACATCATCCCCGACCAGTTCACCCTGCACGAGCGCTACAAGGGCATTGCCGACGATGTCTGGAATGTGGGCGGCCGCATTCGCGGGCAGCTCGGCAATCTCGGCCTGCAATTCTTCGCCGTCAGCCGCCACAATCCCGACGGTGCCATCCGCTGGACCAAGTCCGGGGTGAACAAGGATATCTCGCCCCTGCTGCCGGGTTCCGGCGCCGTGGCGGCGGAGACGCCCTTCGAGCGCGACGAGGCGCGTGGCGTGAAAAGCCAGGAGGAGTGGTTCCACTACGCCGGCAATGTCAGGCTCAACGGCGTCACCGCGCTCAACTCGGCGGTGGACGACTTCCAGCCCGCGACCGGCTCGCTGACCGCCTATAATGTCGGCGACAGCCAGAGCCTGGCGGCGGCCGAACTGGACACCTTCTTCTGGCTCTCGGGCGGCCTGCGCGGCCATATAGAGCGCGTCTTCCCCTACGAGAACGTCTTCGGCGCCAGCATCAACTATGTCTTCGACGGCGAGCCCGGCTCGTTCCTGGAGCAGTTGATCACGCGCGTCGAATTCTCCTATACCCCGAACAAGGTTTTCACCGCACCGTCGCTGTCCAAGGGCTTCCAGGTCGAGGACGAATGGGCCGCGGCCGCCGTGGTCGAAAAATGGTATCGCTGGAGCGAGGACTTCCCGGCCGCCTACCTGGTCGCCCAGTATCTGTACAAGTCGGCCGGCGACATCTTCGGCCGCAGCCTCGACGGCTTCGGCGGGACCGATGGCGGCCCGCCCGGCAAGGGCCTGGAGGATTACCACGCGGTCGCCTTCGCCGGGTTCCAGCCGTCGCCGTCGCTGGAATGGCGCTTCGAATGGGCCGTGCTCTACGACCTGCGCGGCGGCTTCTATGTCCAGCCGGGTGTCCGCTGGAAGCCCGACGACAAGTGGCAGGTCGATCTTCATGCTTCGGTCTTTGCCGGTGACCGCGACAACTACAATGCCCTGTCGACGCTCGATTTTGCCGACGAGGTCTCGCTGCGTGTAACCTATCAGTTCTGA
- a CDS encoding WD40/YVTN/BNR-like repeat-containing protein translates to MRNSIRAAVAALLIGLAPAAHAAGGVGFDVVHQGTLHEGLFCMAADGNKLLAVGAPNLIFSSGDGGVTWAAEAGAVVDAVPLGCILKNNIALVVGQRGLMLRRAGTTWTRLPSVTDARLFAVDVNAAGLAVAVGAFGTILVSSDAGQTWAPIEYDWSSTNTEGFQPHVYGVSVAADGAITIAGEFEAILRSTDRGKSWTLVHTGKASLFDIQIDGNGIGYAVGQDGRVLRSTDGGLTWAIVPSGSKANYMGVGRTAGGQVLITGVRSMAIGSDSAASFTTITPGDAATGWYQAIVAAGPNGWLIGGNSGRVVKLVPGGN, encoded by the coding sequence ATGAGAAACAGCATCCGAGCAGCCGTCGCGGCGCTCCTCATCGGTCTGGCACCGGCGGCTCATGCCGCCGGTGGCGTCGGCTTCGACGTCGTCCACCAGGGCACGCTGCACGAAGGCCTGTTCTGCATGGCGGCCGACGGCAACAAGCTCCTGGCGGTGGGTGCCCCCAACCTGATCTTTTCCAGCGGTGACGGCGGCGTGACCTGGGCCGCCGAAGCCGGCGCGGTGGTCGATGCCGTGCCGCTGGGCTGCATCCTGAAGAACAACATTGCCCTGGTGGTCGGGCAGCGCGGCTTGATGCTGCGCCGTGCCGGCACCACCTGGACCCGCCTGCCCAGCGTCACCGACGCCCGCCTGTTCGCGGTAGATGTCAATGCGGCCGGCCTTGCCGTGGCGGTCGGCGCCTTCGGCACCATCCTCGTCTCGTCCGACGCCGGCCAGACCTGGGCGCCGATCGAATACGACTGGTCCAGCACCAATACCGAGGGCTTCCAGCCCCACGTCTACGGCGTGTCGGTGGCGGCCGACGGCGCGATCACGATCGCCGGCGAATTCGAAGCCATCCTGCGCTCGACCGATCGGGGCAAGAGCTGGACCCTGGTCCACACCGGCAAGGCCTCGCTCTTCGACATCCAGATCGACGGGAATGGGATCGGTTACGCCGTCGGCCAGGATGGCCGGGTGCTCCGCTCGACTGATGGCGGGCTGACCTGGGCGATCGTGCCCTCCGGCTCCAAGGCCAACTACATGGGTGTGGGCCGGACGGCCGGCGGCCAGGTTCTGATCACCGGCGTGCGCAGCATGGCGATCGGTTCGGATAGCGCGGCGTCGTTCACGACCATCACGCCGGGCGATGCGGCAACCGGGTGGTATCAGGCGATTGTCGCCGCGGGACCGAACGGCTGGCTCATCGGCGGCAACAGCGGCCGGGTGGTCAAGCTGGTGCCGGGCGGGAACTGA
- a CDS encoding DUF1329 domain-containing protein: MHIKKYDFNYSRRQFMERTAKGIVAAGVLQPLWPLIANAQDTAKAYPEELLSIDAYTKGKIKTGDIVDAGNVDVVKDLLDPITFKQIKELGRRIKIVKTATDPLKLNSNKYLEATVRNAGKAKFDSSGNVVTLDGKRWIGGNPFPNAKSGEEVYANLTLSWGRNDAGFYVLRDCDISPDGNVAYKYDFCWVEQNVCGLTSNPSKPYLDGFEDMLRFQTVFFVSPNDVRGTSFLSNWLYDQTKFPDLFGYLPAFKRERRFPTNQRFEPLVPGLTLFLSDAWHAGDPMKTWGNYKIVDTKPHLGNAGSNWHGDKPGWEPEVHGGPKGISFYEYEYELKPEVLVIDSEPTGYPRAPVGKRRTYVDVRNMQGLVSNTYDRRGDLWKLVEAPYGRYERGGKSVKDGNGEVVWSVQSCMCYDIQTNRGSRFYMAEEAAGGYKPSWNQGNFYEQFLTIQAIRRLGSA, translated from the coding sequence ATGCACATCAAGAAATACGACTTCAACTACAGCCGCCGCCAGTTCATGGAACGCACCGCCAAGGGGATCGTCGCCGCCGGCGTGCTCCAGCCCTTGTGGCCGCTGATCGCCAATGCCCAGGACACGGCCAAGGCCTATCCCGAGGAATTGCTCTCGATCGATGCCTATACCAAGGGCAAGATCAAGACGGGCGACATCGTCGATGCCGGCAACGTCGACGTGGTGAAGGATCTGCTCGATCCCATCACCTTCAAGCAGATCAAGGAACTGGGCCGCCGGATCAAGATCGTGAAGACCGCGACCGATCCGTTGAAACTGAACAGCAACAAGTATCTCGAAGCGACGGTGCGCAACGCCGGCAAGGCGAAGTTCGACAGCAGCGGCAACGTGGTCACCCTGGACGGCAAGCGCTGGATCGGCGGCAACCCGTTCCCCAATGCCAAGTCCGGCGAGGAAGTCTATGCCAACCTGACCCTGTCATGGGGGCGCAACGACGCCGGTTTCTACGTGCTGCGCGACTGCGATATCTCGCCCGACGGCAATGTCGCCTACAAATACGACTTCTGCTGGGTGGAGCAGAACGTGTGCGGCCTGACCAGCAACCCGAGCAAGCCCTATCTCGACGGCTTCGAGGACATGCTGCGGTTCCAGACCGTGTTCTTCGTCTCGCCGAACGACGTGCGTGGCACCTCCTTCCTGTCGAACTGGCTCTACGACCAGACCAAGTTCCCCGATCTCTTCGGCTATCTGCCCGCCTTCAAGCGCGAGCGCCGCTTCCCGACCAACCAGCGCTTCGAGCCCCTGGTGCCCGGCCTCACCCTGTTCCTGTCCGACGCCTGGCACGCCGGCGACCCCATGAAGACCTGGGGCAACTACAAGATCGTCGATACCAAGCCGCACCTGGGCAACGCGGGTTCGAACTGGCACGGCGACAAGCCGGGCTGGGAACCCGAGGTTCACGGCGGCCCGAAGGGTATCAGCTTCTACGAGTACGAGTACGAGCTTAAGCCGGAAGTGCTGGTCATCGATTCCGAGCCGACGGGCTATCCGCGCGCCCCGGTCGGCAAGCGCCGCACCTATGTCGACGTGCGTAACATGCAGGGTCTGGTCAGCAACACCTACGATCGCCGCGGCGACCTGTGGAAGCTGGTCGAGGCGCCCTACGGCCGTTACGAGCGTGGCGGCAAGTCGGTGAAGGACGGTAACGGCGAGGTCGTCTGGTCGGTGCAATCCTGCATGTGCTACGACATCCAGACCAACCGCGGCAGCCGCTTCTACATGGCCGAGGAAGCGGCCGGCGGCTACAAGCCGAGCTGGAACCAGGGCAATTTCTACGAGCAGTTCCTGACCATTCAGGCGATCCGTCGCCTGGGCAGCGCCTGA
- a CDS encoding efflux RND transporter permease subunit, with the protein MQNTPFRIAQFVMRNRILSLAVMIGITVFLGLGLRNVDLRTVFSDLLPADHPYVQTFKDHPNFGNPLTISIMVKRKEGTIYNVETLQKIWNMTREADLAPAVDHDQVVSISTEKARYAEAVPDGIDAQPIMGDHPPANQADVDEFRRRVEMSIGARAFLISADETSTIIQVTFIERLLDYGETFAYMQGLVERERDADHDVYMAGQPALTGWVYHYQHQMLWIFGITLAALVLSLVVYMRNVIGVVVPLTASAVTAVWGFGFVGWLNLPIEPLIMVVPLLHVARSFSHCAQFIERYCEILHHVKDRRKSAEIALGVMMVPGTLGIVTDAVGLCLIAVAPIPVMERLAIFCGFWAFMLVPANIFLSPLLLSWLPSPKNILKITGRDGDRGVHVKIRNGLRTLSTWTYGSRARFTTVAVGLVAVFCVWQTTQLKIGNPVEGSNLLFPKSEFNGAVAQINDHFPGLNTLEIVLEAKNPTNPSRVARQAHTIETMARIEYFLEKQPVPPVATLSFADYLPEANRLFAGGNPKWMPLDGDDASVGAAVGALMFGTSPKAFMHVTDFEQQNATVSLWYKDNTQETVDQAIAQAQAAVDFVGADHPEFRVRLATGTIALQQSVNEAVEHYHWIILGLLNLAMFVCCAYAYKSILAGVLLLIPVNLSNFFLSTVMVGMGIGLDVNSLPITAIGIGVGIDYGIYLLSRICEEYQGHKKYDAAILASVATTGKAIFFTASIMLLGILPWYFLSELKFLADMGLLLVMVMLINMVIALIVVPLLVWLIKPAFMKRDDLIVGEGVDLSAYITDDRELETLVAAQ; encoded by the coding sequence GTGCAAAACACGCCCTTTCGCATCGCGCAATTCGTCATGCGCAACCGGATCCTCTCGTTGGCGGTGATGATCGGCATCACGGTCTTCCTGGGCCTGGGCCTGCGCAACGTCGACTTGCGCACGGTCTTCTCGGACCTGCTGCCGGCGGACCATCCTTACGTCCAGACGTTCAAGGATCATCCCAACTTCGGCAACCCGCTGACCATCAGCATCATGGTCAAGCGCAAGGAAGGGACGATCTACAACGTCGAGACCCTGCAGAAGATCTGGAACATGACGCGCGAGGCCGATCTGGCGCCCGCGGTCGATCACGACCAGGTGGTCTCGATCAGCACCGAGAAGGCACGCTATGCCGAGGCGGTGCCCGACGGCATCGATGCCCAGCCGATCATGGGCGACCATCCGCCGGCCAACCAGGCGGATGTCGACGAATTCCGCCGCCGGGTGGAAATGTCGATCGGCGCGCGCGCCTTCCTGATTTCGGCCGATGAAACCTCGACCATCATCCAGGTCACCTTCATCGAGCGCCTGCTCGACTACGGCGAGACCTTCGCCTACATGCAGGGCCTGGTCGAGCGCGAGCGCGACGCCGATCACGACGTCTACATGGCGGGCCAGCCGGCCCTGACCGGCTGGGTCTATCACTACCAGCACCAGATGCTGTGGATCTTCGGCATCACGCTGGCGGCACTCGTGCTGTCGCTGGTCGTCTACATGCGCAACGTCATCGGCGTCGTCGTGCCGCTGACCGCCAGCGCGGTGACCGCGGTCTGGGGCTTTGGTTTCGTCGGCTGGCTGAACCTGCCGATCGAGCCCTTGATCATGGTCGTGCCGCTGCTGCACGTCGCCCGCTCGTTCAGCCATTGCGCCCAGTTCATCGAACGCTATTGCGAGATCCTGCACCATGTGAAGGATCGCCGGAAGTCGGCCGAGATCGCCCTTGGCGTCATGATGGTGCCGGGCACGCTGGGCATCGTCACCGACGCCGTCGGCCTGTGCCTGATCGCGGTCGCACCGATTCCGGTGATGGAACGCCTGGCGATTTTCTGCGGCTTCTGGGCCTTCATGCTGGTGCCGGCCAACATCTTCCTCAGCCCCCTGCTGCTGTCCTGGCTGCCCAGCCCCAAGAACATCCTGAAGATCACCGGCCGTGACGGCGACCGGGGCGTCCACGTCAAGATCCGCAACGGCCTGCGCACCCTGTCGACCTGGACCTACGGCTCCCGCGCCCGCTTCACCACGGTCGCGGTCGGCCTCGTCGCGGTTTTCTGCGTCTGGCAGACCACCCAACTGAAGATCGGCAACCCGGTCGAGGGCAGCAACCTGCTGTTCCCGAAATCGGAATTCAACGGCGCCGTCGCCCAGATCAACGATCACTTCCCCGGCCTCAATACGCTGGAAATCGTGCTCGAGGCCAAGAACCCGACCAATCCCAGCCGTGTCGCCCGCCAGGCCCATACGATCGAGACCATGGCCCGGATCGAGTATTTCCTCGAGAAGCAGCCGGTCCCGCCCGTCGCCACCCTGTCCTTTGCCGACTACCTGCCCGAGGCCAATCGCCTGTTCGCCGGCGGCAATCCCAAGTGGATGCCGCTCGACGGCGACGATGCCTCGGTCGGGGCGGCGGTCGGTGCCCTGATGTTCGGCACCAGCCCCAAGGCCTTCATGCATGTAACCGACTTCGAGCAGCAGAACGCCACCGTCTCGCTGTGGTACAAGGACAACACCCAGGAAACGGTCGACCAGGCGATCGCCCAGGCCCAGGCGGCGGTGGATTTCGTCGGCGCCGACCATCCCGAATTCCGGGTCCGCCTGGCCACCGGCACCATCGCCCTGCAGCAATCCGTCAACGAAGCGGTCGAGCACTATCACTGGATCATCCTCGGCCTGCTGAACCTCGCCATGTTCGTGTGCTGTGCCTATGCCTACAAGTCGATCCTGGCGGGCGTGCTGCTGCTGATCCCGGTCAATCTGTCGAACTTCTTCCTGTCGACCGTGATGGTGGGCATGGGCATCGGCCTCGACGTCAACAGCCTGCCCATCACCGCGATCGGCATCGGTGTCGGCATCGATTACGGCATCTACCTGCTCAGCCGGATCTGCGAGGAATACCAGGGCCACAAGAAGTACGACGCGGCGATCCTGGCCTCCGTCGCCACCACCGGCAAGGCGATCTTCTTCACCGCCTCGATCATGCTGCTGGGCATCCTGCCCTGGTACTTCCTGTCCGAGCTGAAGTTCCTGGCCGACATGGGCCTGCTGCTGGTCATGGTCATGCTGATCAACATGGTCATCGCGCTGATCGTGGTGCCCCTGCTGGTCTGGCTGATCAAACCCGCCTTCATGAAGCGCGACGATCTCATCGTCGGCGAGGGGGTGGACCTGTCCGCCTACATCACCGACGACCGCGAACTCGAGACGCTCGTCGCCGCACAGTAA
- a CDS encoding 2-keto-4-pentenoate hydratase → MTPSTTRQVADSLFEAHRLGTTVPPIAGQLDGGTADQAYEVQDINTRRWVEAGRRIVGRKIGLTSLAVQKQLGVDQPDYGILFDDMAVPDGWEIGRDRLIQPKAEAEIAFVLGRDLTEPRLTIADVLRAVDFALPAIEVVDSRIADWKIGFLDTVADNASSGLYVLGNTPRKLDGLDLRQAGMVMERAGQMVSVGAGMACLGHPLAATLWLARTMARHGRPLLAGDTVLSGALGPMVPVAWGSVIEATIAGLGSVRAAFAGDAKAG, encoded by the coding sequence ATGACCCCCAGCACCACAAGGCAGGTGGCCGACAGCCTGTTCGAGGCCCATCGCCTGGGCACGACCGTGCCCCCGATCGCCGGCCAGCTCGACGGCGGCACGGCCGATCAGGCCTATGAGGTCCAGGACATCAATACCAGGCGCTGGGTCGAGGCCGGCCGGCGCATCGTGGGCCGCAAGATCGGCCTGACCTCGCTCGCCGTGCAAAAGCAGCTCGGCGTCGATCAGCCCGACTACGGCATCCTGTTCGACGACATGGCGGTGCCCGACGGCTGGGAGATCGGGCGCGACCGCCTGATCCAGCCCAAGGCCGAGGCGGAGATCGCCTTCGTCCTGGGCCGCGACCTGACCGAGCCGCGACTCACCATCGCCGATGTGTTGCGGGCGGTCGACTTTGCCCTGCCGGCCATCGAGGTGGTCGATTCGCGCATCGCCGACTGGAAGATCGGTTTCCTCGATACCGTCGCCGACAACGCCTCCTCCGGGCTCTATGTCCTGGGCAACACGCCGCGCAAGCTCGACGGGTTGGACCTGCGGCAGGCAGGCATGGTGATGGAACGGGCCGGGCAGATGGTCTCGGTCGGCGCCGGCATGGCCTGCCTGGGCCACCCGCTGGCCGCCACCCTGTGGCTGGCCCGGACCATGGCACGGCACGGCCGTCCCCTGCTGGCCGGCGATACCGTGCTGTCGGGCGCGCTCGGTCCCATGGTCCCCGTCGCCTGGGGCAGTGTCATCGAGGCGACGATCGCCGGCCTGGGCTCGGTTCGCGCTGCCTTTGCTGGCGATGCCAAGGCCGGGTGA
- a CDS encoding alpha/beta fold hydrolase, with the protein MINTPEIARSIQTGAFATNCHDLGQGNPVVLIHGSGPGVTGWANWRLVMPDLAKRARVLAPDMVGFGYTDRPNGIVYSRATWIRQLLDLIDTLDLAKVDIVGNSFGGAIALAFAIQYPDRVGKLVLMGSAGLTFPVTDGLAAVWGYQPSLEAMRGLLDIFAYDRSLVTDELAELRYQASIRPGFQESFAAMFPRPHQPWLDALGSDPADIAQVGHDTLIVHGRDDLVVPLDVSLRLHHLLSRSQLHVFGRCGHWAQIEHAARFNRLVGDFLAD; encoded by the coding sequence ATGATCAACACACCGGAAATCGCGCGCAGCATCCAGACCGGCGCCTTCGCCACCAATTGCCATGACCTGGGGCAGGGCAATCCCGTGGTCCTGATCCATGGGTCGGGCCCCGGCGTCACCGGCTGGGCCAACTGGCGCCTCGTGATGCCGGACCTGGCAAAGCGCGCCCGCGTGCTGGCGCCCGACATGGTGGGCTTTGGCTATACCGACCGGCCGAACGGCATCGTCTATTCCCGCGCGACCTGGATCCGGCAGTTGCTGGACCTGATCGACACGCTGGACCTCGCCAAGGTCGACATCGTCGGCAACTCGTTCGGCGGTGCGATCGCGCTCGCCTTCGCCATCCAGTATCCCGACCGGGTCGGCAAGCTGGTGCTGATGGGCAGCGCCGGCCTGACCTTCCCGGTGACCGACGGCCTGGCGGCGGTCTGGGGCTATCAGCCGTCGCTGGAAGCCATGCGCGGCCTGCTCGATATCTTCGCCTACGACCGCAGCCTGGTGACCGACGAACTGGCCGAACTGCGCTACCAGGCCAGTATCCGGCCCGGCTTCCAGGAATCCTTTGCCGCCATGTTCCCGCGGCCCCATCAGCCCTGGCTCGATGCCCTGGGCAGCGACCCCGCCGATATCGCCCAGGTAGGCCACGACACGCTGATCGTCCACGGCCGTGATGACCTGGTGGTGCCGCTCGACGTCTCGCTGCGGCTTCACCACTTGCTGTCGCGCTCGCAACTGCATGTCTTCGGGCGCTGCGGCCACTGGGCCCAGATCGAGCATGCCGCCCGCTTCAATCGCCTGGTCGGCGATTTCCTGGCCGATTGA
- a CDS encoding VOC family protein: MSATPLIRLKDIAYVRLGTRDLALAESFATACLGLEVAERGAKSLHLRSDARAHTLCYVDDEPGYQVAGFEVECEDELDQAAAALEALGHRVHAGTAPQAAARKVRAFIGFDDPSGNRIELAVGPEHRGRRYFPTRDAAITGFNHIGLNSTDPQRDERFWTQVCNARVSDRIGDIPLMRINAIHHTIALVRAETAGVQHINHQVETPDDVLRAFYLLREKRVPIVFGPGRHPTSGANFVYFRGPDGMVFEYSCGVNEIADEAGHRPRLFSFEPSSLCMWGARPGGLIRGT; this comes from the coding sequence ATGAGTGCGACACCGCTGATCCGGCTCAAGGATATCGCCTATGTGCGCTTAGGGACCCGGGACCTGGCCCTGGCGGAATCCTTCGCCACCGCATGCCTGGGGCTCGAAGTTGCCGAGCGGGGGGCAAAATCCTTGCACCTGCGCTCCGATGCGCGGGCGCACACGCTTTGTTATGTCGATGACGAGCCGGGTTACCAGGTGGCCGGTTTCGAGGTCGAGTGCGAAGACGAGCTCGACCAGGCCGCCGCCGCCCTGGAGGCGCTGGGCCACCGCGTCCACGCCGGGACGGCGCCCCAGGCCGCGGCCCGCAAGGTCCGCGCCTTCATCGGCTTCGATGATCCCAGCGGCAACCGGATCGAGCTGGCGGTAGGCCCTGAGCATCGCGGCCGGCGCTATTTCCCGACCCGCGACGCCGCCATCACCGGCTTCAACCACATCGGCCTCAATTCGACCGATCCGCAGCGCGACGAGCGATTCTGGACCCAGGTCTGCAATGCCCGGGTCAGCGACCGCATCGGTGACATCCCCCTGATGCGGATCAACGCGATCCATCACACGATCGCGCTTGTCCGCGCCGAGACCGCCGGCGTGCAGCACATCAACCACCAGGTCGAGACGCCGGACGATGTCCTGCGCGCCTTCTACCTGCTGCGCGAGAAGCGCGTGCCGATCGTCTTCGGGCCCGGCCGGCACCCCACCTCGGGTGCCAACTTCGTCTATTTCCGCGGGCCTGACGGCATGGTCTTCGAATATTCCTGCGGCGTGAACGAGATCGCGGATGAGGCCGGCCACCGGCCCCGCCTGTTCAGCTTCGAACCCTCCAGCCTGTGCATGTGGGGCGCCCGCCCCGGCGGGCTGATCCGCGGCACCTGA